The Montipora foliosa isolate CH-2021 chromosome 1, ASM3666993v2, whole genome shotgun sequence genome has a window encoding:
- the LOC138007839 gene encoding uncharacterized protein has protein sequence MKFRLGLFNRDLAHRFRVSLTSVSVIFRTWIRFLRTELQCLIRLPPREVLQLHMPVLFKEYYPQTVLIIDCTEIEMEKPSALDNQSACYSSYKSRTTMKSLIGITPSGATAFVSELFPGSTSDKEITVKSGLLNLLQAGYEIMADKGFLIQDELAFVGALLTIPAFLKGCKQFTREEAEKNKKVACLRVHVERCMERIKNWHILDSKIPITLASFASDIFIVIAALQTFCLP, from the coding sequence ATGAAGTTTAGGCTTGGCCTTTTTAACAGGGACTTGGCCCACCGGTTTAGAGTTTCTCTGACCAGTGTTTCTGTAATATTCCGAACATGGATCCGGTTTTTAAGAACAGAGCTACAATGTTTAATTCGCCTACCACCAAGAGAAGTGCTGCAACTTCACATGCCTGTCCTGTTCAAAGAATACTATCCACAAACTGTTCTAATCATTGACTGCACAGAAATAGAAATGGAAAAACCCTCAGCCTTGGACAACCAGTCAGCCTGCTATTCTTCATACAAATCAAGAACAACAATGAAGAGTTTAATTGGTATTACACCAAGTGGAGCAACTGCTTTCGTAAGTGAACTTTTTCCTGGCAGTACTTCAGACAAGGAAATAACTGTTAAAAGTGGACTACTGAATCTCCTTCAGGCAGGGTATGAGATCATGGCAGATAAGGGCTTTTTAATCCAAGATGAACTTGCCTTTGTGGGTGCCCTGTTGACCATACCAGCATTTCTTAAAGGTTGCAAACAGTTTACAAGAGAAGAagcagagaaaaacaaaaaggtggctTGTCTTAGAGTCCATGTCGAGAGATGCATGGAAAGAATAAAGAATTGGCATATTCTTGACTCTAAAATCCCAATAACTTTGGCTTCTTTTGCATCTGATATATTCATTGTTATTGCTGCTTTACAAACTTTCTGCCTCCCTTAA